The sequence below is a genomic window from Leptospira ryugenii.
CAAAGGATCAATACTCAGATTTTAAAGATTTTTGAATCACAAAGAGACTTCCTTCAGAAAATTGATGAAGTATCGACTCTAATGACAGTAAAAGAAAATTTACTCAGTGCCGAGTATTTCTCTGATTTAAAAAAACATTGTCCCAAAGCTTGGAAACGATTCCAAGAGAACCAAAATACTTTCATTCCAGAGATCCTCAAAAAAACCATAGAGGAAGGGATCAAAAAAAAGTTTATCAAAAAGGACATTAATATAGAAGTTTCCATCGCCGTATATTTGATGCTCATGCGATCTCTTATCGATGGTTCGTATGAGCACCACATCGTATCTCGTTACTCTCCCAATGAGTTAAAACAAACATTCAATGATATTTTCTTTCGAGGCATTCTGAGAAGGGATTAGGCTCTAAGGCCTGAGGTAGTCTTTAGGCTTTCCACAAGATCCATCGCCGATCCTAGGCCCAATAAATCCAGGAAAGCTCTTGCCAAAAGAAAGAGCTTTGGTTTAAATGACTGATAGTCATATATAAATGACCGGTAGTCATTTTAGAGGAGAAAGGGAATGAAAATATTTGTTACAGGTGGTTCTGGTTTTGTTGGTGGCTCTGTCCTCCAGTATTGGAAGGGGAAACATGAAATAAAAGCTTTGTCTCGTTCTGAGGTAAGTGACCAAAAATTAAAACCGTTAGGAGTAGAAATTGTAAGGGGCGATTTATTTTCTTTGCCGGACTCCGCATTACAAGGGATAGATGTTATTTTACATAGTGCTGCCTTTGTGGGGCCCTGGGGAACTCGTTCGGAGTATTGGCAGGGAAATGTGGAAGGTACAAAACGTTTGGTCCAAAAGGCCATTGCGAGCAAAGTGAAACGATTGATTCATATCAGTACAGAAGCCACCATCTTCTCAGGCATCGATTTGGTGAACATCGATGAAACCTACCCATACCCCAAAAGCACTCCTTATCTATATTCGGAGACCAAAAGAGAAGCTGAAAAGATGGTTTTATCTGCATCCAAAGAAGGTCTGGAAACCATAGTGATCCGCCCACGTCTTGTTTGGGGCAAAGGTGATACTTCCGTACTACCTGTTCTTTTGGATATGGTCACATCTGGACAGTTTATGTGGTTAGGTGGTGGTAAGAAACAGACTTCCATGACAAATATTGAAAATTTGGTCCATGCCATAGACCTTTCTCTAAGCAAAGGTAAATCAGGGGAAGTTTACTTTATCACTGATGATGAAATATGGACTTACTTTGATTTTTTGACTGCTTATTTAAAAACACAAAATGTGGAAATACCTTACAAATCAATCCCATCCAATGTTGCTAGTTTAGCTGCGTGGATCGTAGAAGGGATTTGGCGGAGCCTATCTCTCAAGAGTCAGCCTCCATTGATGCGTTTCCCGACGGATGCTATGGGAAAGGAGTGTACGATTCGTATCGATAAGGCAAGGCAGGACTTAGGTTACAAGCCTGTCGTCAGCGTACACCAAGGTTTACAAAAGGTATGATTGCTTCCTAAGGAGATTCTTGCCAAGCCGGACTCTTTTCTATCGCAATAGGAACGAGGGTTAAGGTCCGGTTAGGAAGCGAGAGTTTGATTAGGGAGTTTATTTTTTGTTTCTTTGAAGAGTTTCTGTATCCAATTGCAGATTAGGCTTTTTGATACCTTGGGTTTTTACTTCAGAGAGCGATTGATCGATGACAGTACGCAATTGGCTATCATCCCGCTTTTCTTTTAAAAATCCTTCTACTTTGGTTTGGTTTCTCCAATAAAAACCATTTGCGTAGGATTTGACTGCGAAAGTTCGCACGGAACTTCTATCTGTTTCATCATTTATCTTTTGTTCGAGGAATTTCTCTGTATCAGCGCTCGGATAGTATTGCAGCAACATAATTGCTCTTTCTTTGGCGTATACCCTTAGTCCTGCCTCGTTTACCAAGGCTTTGAGATAGGGAACAGGTTCAGAGGTCACTCGATCAACTTGCGTTCTAAGCTCTTCAACCTGCTGATGACCAGTCTGAACTAGCACAGATTTGATCCTTTGGTAAGTGCTTGTATCCAAACTTTGTGCAAAGTTTTCATATGAGCTTACGGTAATGAGAAGGATTAAAATTATTTTACAAATTGCTTTCATGTATTTTTCCTTTAATAAACGATTGGGAAACGCCGTAAGATCCAACCCTGTTCTCCTGTTAGCTGCGTTTGGGCAGTGACACCATCACCTGCCCAAAACATTAAATTGCTAGCACCAGAATTTGTAAATCCCGTACCACTGCATTCATTGATATCAACGGTACCATTGGAATTTACATCCCGAGTGGAGAGACAGTAAGGAGTATCCGTTAAGGTGTCTCTTCTGTTCAAAGCATTAGATGACGATGAATTGAATCCACCTCGTTCGTTTGTATGAAATAAACCCAGAAAATGTCCAGCTTCATGAGCCATTGTATCTCCCATAAAGGTCTGGTCTGTCGTGGATAGACTGGAGCCTGCCGCACCGGAACTTCTATGAGGTTCTATGAAGACCACCATACCAGATTTTTTTGTCCCCGTGATCCCAGGAACGCCAGGGATTCCTGCAGAAATACCGAGAACACCTGCCGTTTGGCTATTGTTAGCTGTGAAATAGATATTCAAACTGTCTGCACTTTGTGCGGCTGCAGTACTCACATACATCTTTGTCAAAGAACCAGTTACATTGCCTGTATCATCTGAGAGATTTGCCAGAGTCTGGAATTCAGAGTTTGTAACCGTAGTCGCCGTAAACTCGAGATCAATTTTTACTGAATCTTGAGCATATATCGATTTCATCCGATTCACAGCAGTTTGTATACCTGCCTCGGTGGGAGTGTCATAGGTTCCAGAAATAAAGATCAAACGTACCTTTAGTTTTTTGCGGTAGGTCCATACTTTGCCTAGTCCACTGGTATTGTCCGAACCTGCGCTTGATGTGAATGTTCTCTCTTCATCCAAACTTGGATTGCAGTTCTGCACTATACTGTAGCTTGCATTGGTGGAGGATAAACTTACACCGGTGTTGATTTCAATGCTGAAGAAGTTGGATGAGTCTGGAGAAAAGGACGGTGCGGATGAACCCAAATACTCCGTGTTATTTCTACCATAGGGATACATACCTGAATAGGTTGTGGTGCCTACGCCATCTCGGCTAAAAAAATAGTTAGAATTGAGGATTAAGTAATTGAAAACAACTCCATTACTTGCCGTAACAGAATGTGGTTGGTTCACATAATAGATGACAGACGGAGAGCTAGGTGAGGTGCTGAGTGCGATTGCGCTACCCCAATACAGAGGTAGTGAGCCAAAGAAATTTGCTTGAGAACCTGCATTGGATGTGCGCGTTCCATTGACAATACTTGGTGTACAGGTACTTGTGGGAACTGTACCTGTGGCACTTAAATTGATGGTGTAGGAACCTTCGTCACTGTCATTACTTGCAATCGTTAGGATGGCTGTTTTTGCACCACTGGAAGTAGGCGAGAAGGTAACCGTGAATGTGCCTGTTCCTGAGGTGCTAATGCTTGCAGAAGCTGGCTGTGTAGCTACCGTGAACTCACTAGCATTCGTTCCGGAAACTGAGACGCGAGGCGAGCCTGTTAGGCTAAGAGTTGCATTTCCTAAGTTTTGGATAGTAAACGAAGTAGCAGCACTTGTAGTACCAACTCTCACGGAGCCGATTCCAGAAAAGGTTCCACCAGAGGCAATGTTAGTGGAACTTTGTTGGACATTGATTTCTGGGGCAGGTGCTACTGTGGCAATCCCAGAGATGGAGAAATTATAAGGGTTCTCATTCGAATCGTTGTTTGCGAAAGAAATGGTTGCCGATTTTGTACCGGAACTTGTCGGTGAAAACGTAACAGCAAAGATGACTGAACCTGAAGGAGCAATCGTAGACGACGAAGGTTGGGTTGTTACAGAAAACTGATTAGCGTTCGCACCACCTAATGTCACAATCGGCGAACCAGATAAAGTTAAGTTTGCATCACCTAAGTTCTGGATCCTAAATTGAACGGCTGTTCCACTTTGACCTTCTTGCACATTAGAAAATGAAAATGTACCCGAATCGTCCAAAATCGTATTTGAATTGGATACGAGTTGTACATTGATCTCAGGAGCTGGGGCTGCCGTCGCAAAGCCCGTTATCGCAATCAGAAAAGGTCCTTCATCTGTGTCATTGTTTGCAATGGAGATGTTGGCATTCTTTGTACCTTCAGAGGTTGGTGCAAAAGTCACGGTAAAACTCGTCGTTCCATTCACAGGTACAGGGCTTGACATTAAGGAGGCATCGACAGTGAACTGATTGGCATTTGCTCCTGTTAAGCTAGGGGGGATCGTAAGGGTTAAGTTAGCTGTTCCTGTATTGCGAATGGTAAAAGTAACCGCAGATCCTGTCAATGTAGATCTCACACTTCCAAAGTCGTAGCTACTAGATCCTGAAGTAAGGGAGCTCGTTGATTGGCGGACGTCGATTTCAGGTTCGGCGGTTAAAGTAGCCTTTGCGGTTAGATTTAAGATGTAGGTACTTGTGGATGGGTCATTCGATGCGATTCGGATTTGCGCACTTTTTGTGCCTGATTGCCCTGCTTGGGGGCTGAAACGCAAACTAAAAGTCGTAGATGCAAGAGACGATAGGCTGGATGAACTTGGCTGTGTTACTGTAAATTGGGCTGCATCTGTGCCTGTTATTTGGACGGCAGGCGAAGAACTAAGGGTAAGAGTCCCACGCCCATTGTTTAGAATTGTAAAGGTATACAATGTACCTGAAGTGTTTTGGACCGCGCTCCCTAAATCAAATGTAGCGCTATTTGCTAAATTGTTTGCACTTTCAGAAACCCGAATTGTAGGTGTTTGTTGGACAGTTTCCTCTGCCGAGCTAGTGCTTGTAGTGGGACTAGATGAGCCACCGCCTAAGGCGAGGACAAGTGCCGAGCTACCACCATCTCCGCCGCCTCCGCCAGGTGGGCAATTTACCATGGAGAGGTTAAAAACCAAAAGAGTAAAATAAAATGAAATCCGTCTCATATTTGCATCCTTGTTCTTTTTCACTTGTTAAAATGAGACCTGTTTGCAACGAAACCCACTAACGTGGGAAAACGTACGCATAACAGATAGCACAACTGAGTCAAAACAATGGTAAGACGGAGAAAAGGCGAACCTTTTCTTATTTTTTTTTTTGGAAAATTAATCCCCGTAAATGCAACATGGATGCATTTACGTTTCTTCTTTATTTGCCTTATCCCGTTTCGGCTTAGGCTATTTACTTTGGAAATAACAAACGTTATACCGAAACGACCTAAATGTGTGTATCATTCTTGTTTGAGGAAGAACCTTAAGTAGCACCGCCTAAACTTATCATGGATGCTTCGTTTAAGCGGTGGAGGGAGATTTCTATTTCTCCTGATTCTCTGGGGAAGATTTAGAAATTTGTTTGGGAAGGCTTAGCAAATTTACTTCTCCGTCTCCAGAAAGCTTAACATCACTCGAAACTGTGGAACGTGTGCAAGCAGTTAAATTGGAACAGGTAGATGAGCTACTACAAAAACTAGAAGCATTGCAAGTATACGGAGTACCACTTGGGCAACCGCCCGATGTTCCTGCGAAAAAACAGGAAGTAGAGGAGTTGGAGGTAGTCGAAGTTGTAGACCTGGAATTCAATAAAAGAAGTAAGAAGATCAAATTGAGTTGGTCTTCTTCTTTTTTTGCCTTTTCTGCTTCCGTTTCACCACAGCTTAAGAACATCGTACTTGTAAACACAAGCAGCATAATCATCGTTATTATTTTTTTCATTAGTATTTCCTTATATAGGTATGGTAGAATCCCAGATAAGGAATACTAATGTCAAGAGCAAAACTGGCTACTAGATTGAAAAAACCTCTCCAATTTACCGGAGTAAACTGTGGATATAAGGCCGAATGGTCTCAGCAAAAAACAAAGAGTTTGCTGTTGCTGGTAGTAGACTGATCCCATTTCTTCGACCCGTGTTATTGACTGCAACTATAGCCATGTATTTACGATTGTTATCCACCCAAGGGTAAAATCCGTTGGCTCCAATGCTATGCGAGATTAAGTCTTTGTTGCATTCGCTTGCAACATCTGTCACGCTACAAAATCTCCAATTTCCTAAGCCATATCGCCAACGATAGCCAAAACTGGAAAATTGCGAATAACCGATGGTAGCTTGTCCATACTGGTCCCCTAAAATTTCGGTAACACTATTCGTTGATAAAAAGTTAGGCACATTGGTTCCTGTTATGGTCATAGCATTCCCACTATTGTTTACAAGGGCTTTTAGCATACCAGCATAGGCTTTGGCAGAAATACTAAGTCCATAGGCACCTGCCAAACTCCCATCGGTTTCTTCTGTACTGCGTATATTTCCAGTCCATTTTACTGTAGTTGGCCAAGCCAAAGGTGTTGCTACCAAATTTGAGAACAAGGCATTCCAGGTCTGCGAGCAACTCACTTCTAACATTCTCTGTGCCACTGCCATATGATTGGAGTTATATTGGTAAAGGGCTCCCGGTGTACCCGTGGATTGGTCTCGTATTTCATTGATACAGGCATCCTTTTGGGCGTTCGTTGCATTCGCTGGTAATGTGGATATACAGGCTGCTTGCCCTGAGCCATTGCCACCGCCGGCATTGAGTCCTGATGTGAAGGCAAGTAATTGGCGTAATGTAATGGTCCCTTTTGTACCCGTCCAGCCTAAGACAGAGGCGGTTGTTGAATTTAGAGAAAGAGTTCCTCCCGTTGTGCAAGTGCCTGCTTGGATCGCTCTCATTGCCGTAACAGCGGTTACC
It includes:
- a CDS encoding TetR/AcrR family transcriptional regulator, which codes for MEETEIKILEFSEPYFIRKYYSKASLDEIASELGISKKTIYKYFDSKESLQVRCTEARIQRINTQILKIFESQRDFLQKIDEVSTLMTVKENLLSAEYFSDLKKHCPKAWKRFQENQNTFIPEILKKTIEEGIKKKFIKKDINIEVSIAVYLMLMRSLIDGSYEHHIVSRYSPNELKQTFNDIFFRGILRRD
- a CDS encoding NAD-dependent epimerase/dehydratase family protein, giving the protein MKIFVTGGSGFVGGSVLQYWKGKHEIKALSRSEVSDQKLKPLGVEIVRGDLFSLPDSALQGIDVILHSAAFVGPWGTRSEYWQGNVEGTKRLVQKAIASKVKRLIHISTEATIFSGIDLVNIDETYPYPKSTPYLYSETKREAEKMVLSASKEGLETIVIRPRLVWGKGDTSVLPVLLDMVTSGQFMWLGGGKKQTSMTNIENLVHAIDLSLSKGKSGEVYFITDDEIWTYFDFLTAYLKTQNVEIPYKSIPSNVASLAAWIVEGIWRSLSLKSQPPLMRFPTDAMGKECTIRIDKARQDLGYKPVVSVHQGLQKV
- a CDS encoding choice-of-anchor D domain-containing protein; its protein translation is MRRISFYFTLLVFNLSMVNCPPGGGGGDGGSSALVLALGGGSSSPTTSTSSAEETVQQTPTIRVSESANNLANSATFDLGSAVQNTSGTLYTFTILNNGRGTLTLSSSPAVQITGTDAAQFTVTQPSSSSLSSLASTTFSLRFSPQAGQSGTKSAQIRIASNDPSTSTYILNLTAKATLTAEPEIDVRQSTSSLTSGSSSYDFGSVRSTLTGSAVTFTIRNTGTANLTLTIPPSLTGANANQFTVDASLMSSPVPVNGTTSFTVTFAPTSEGTKNANISIANNDTDEGPFLIAITGFATAAPAPEINVQLVSNSNTILDDSGTFSFSNVQEGQSGTAVQFRIQNLGDANLTLSGSPIVTLGGANANQFSVTTQPSSSTIAPSGSVIFAVTFSPTSSGTKSATISFANNDSNENPYNFSISGIATVAPAPEINVQQSSTNIASGGTFSGIGSVRVGTTSAATSFTIQNLGNATLSLTGSPRVSVSGTNASEFTVATQPASASISTSGTGTFTVTFSPTSSGAKTAILTIASNDSDEGSYTINLSATGTVPTSTCTPSIVNGTRTSNAGSQANFFGSLPLYWGSAIALSTSPSSPSVIYYVNQPHSVTASNGVVFNYLILNSNYFFSRDGVGTTTYSGMYPYGRNNTEYLGSSAPSFSPDSSNFFSIEINTGVSLSSTNASYSIVQNCNPSLDEERTFTSSAGSDNTSGLGKVWTYRKKLKVRLIFISGTYDTPTEAGIQTAVNRMKSIYAQDSVKIDLEFTATTVTNSEFQTLANLSDDTGNVTGSLTKMYVSTAAAQSADSLNIYFTANNSQTAGVLGISAGIPGVPGITGTKKSGMVVFIEPHRSSGAAGSSLSTTDQTFMGDTMAHEAGHFLGLFHTNERGGFNSSSSNALNRRDTLTDTPYCLSTRDVNSNGTVDINECSGTGFTNSGASNLMFWAGDGVTAQTQLTGEQGWILRRFPIVY
- a CDS encoding serine hydrolase domain-containing protein, whose translation is MKKTIYITALLFASLLLFQCQTETKTDTGSQAVLLASILAPCTSLNDCFDRFARSTDEGATLQVFDQEGNTIYSRSSTLEFDTVRPIASGSKWVTAVTAMRAIQAGTCTTGGTLSLNSTTASVLGWTGTKGTITLRQLLAFTSGLNAGGGNGSGQAACISTLPANATNAQKDACINEIRDQSTGTPGALYQYNSNHMAVAQRMLEVSCSQTWNALFSNLVATPLAWPTTVKWTGNIRSTEETDGSLAGAYGLSISAKAYAGMLKALVNNSGNAMTITGTNVPNFLSTNSVTEILGDQYGQATIGYSQFSSFGYRWRYGLGNWRFCSVTDVASECNKDLISHSIGANGFYPWVDNNRKYMAIVAVNNTGRRNGISLLPATANSLFFAETIRPYIHSLLR